In the Ursus arctos isolate Adak ecotype North America unplaced genomic scaffold, UrsArc2.0 scaffold_19, whole genome shotgun sequence genome, one interval contains:
- the MARK4 gene encoding MAP/microtubule affinity-regulating kinase 4 isoform X2: MSSRTALAPGNDRNSDTHGTLGSGRSSDKGPSWSSRSLGARCRNSIASCPEEQPHVGNYRLLRTIGKGNFAKVKLARHILTGREVAIKIIDKTQLNPSSLQKLFREVRIMKGLNHPNIVKLFEVIETEKTLYLVMEYASAGEVFDYLVSHGRMKEKEARAKFRQIVSAVHYCHQKNIVHRDLKAENLLLDAEANIKIADFGFSNEFTLGSKLDTFCGSPPYAAPELFQGKKYDGPEVDIWSLGVILYTLVSGSLPFDGHNLKELRERVLRGKYRVPFYMSTDCESILRRFLVLNPAKRCTLEQIMKDKWINIGYEGEELKPYTEPEEDFGDTKRIEVMVGMGYTREEIKEALTSQKYNEVTATYLLLGRKTEEGGDRGTPGLALARVRAPSDTTNGTSSSKGTSHSKGQRSASSTYHRQRRHSDFCGPSPAPLHPKRSPTSTGETELKEERLPGRKASCSAAGSGSRGLPPSSPMVSSAHNPNKAEIPERRKDSTSTPNNLPPSMMTRRNTYVCTERPGAERPSLLPNGKENSSGTPRVPPASPSSHSLAPPSGERSRLARGSTIRSTFHGGQVRDRRAGGGGGGGVQNGPPASPTLAHEATPLPTGRPRPTTNLFTKLTSKLTRRVTLDPSKRQNSNRCVSGASLPQGSKIRSQTNLRESGDLRSQVAIYLGIKRKPPPGYSDSPGV; encoded by the exons CATGGCACCTTGGGCAGTGGCCGCTCCTCAGACAAGGGACCGTCCTggtccagccgctccctgggtgccCGCTGCCGAAACTCCATCGCCTCCTGTCCCGAAGAGCAGCCCCACGTGGGCAACTACCGCCTGCTGAGAACCATCGGGAAGGGCAACTTTGCCAAAGTCAAGCTGGCCCGGCACATCCTCACCGGCCGGgag GTTGCCATCAAGATCATTGACAAAACCCAGCTGAACCCCAGCAGCCTGCAGAAA CTGTTCCGGGAAGTCCGCATCATGAAGGGCCTAAACCACCCCAACATCG TGAAGCTCTTCGAGGTGATCGAGACAGAGAAGACGCTGTACCTGGTGATGGAATACGCAAGTGCCG GAGAAGTGTTTGACTACCTCGTGTCCCACGGCCGTATGAAGGAGAAGGAAGCTCGAGCCAAGTTCCGACAG ATCGTATCGGCTGTGCACTACTGTCACCAGAAAAACATTGTACACAGGGACCTGAAG GCTGAGAACCTCTTGCTGGATGCCGAGGCCAACATCAAGATCGCCGACTTTGGCTTCAGCAACGAGTTTACGCTGGGCTCAAAGCTGGACACGTTCTGTGGGAGCCCCCCGTACGCCGCCCCGGAGCTGTTCCAGGGCAAGAAGTATGACGGGCCGGAGGTGGACATCTGGAGCCTCGGCGTCATCCTGTACACCCTCGTCAGCGGCTCCCTGCCCTTCGACGGGCACAACCTCAAG GAGCTACGGGAGCGAGTCCTCAGAGGGAAGTACCGGGTCCCTTTCTACATGTCAACAGACTGTGAGAGCATCTTGCGGAGATTTTTGGTGCTGAACCCAGCTAAACGCTGTACTCTGGAG CAAATCATGAAAGACAAATGGATCAACATCGGCTATGAGGGTGAGGAGTTGAAGCCATACACGGAGCCCGAGGAGGACTTCGGGGACACCAAGCGAATCG AGGTGATGGTGGGTATGGGCTACACGcgggaagaaatcaaagaggccTTGACGAGCCAGAAGTACAACGAAGTGACCGCCACCTACCTCCTGCTGGGCAGGAAGACTGAG GAGGGTGGGGACCGGGGCACCCCGGGGCTGGCCCTGGCACGGGTGCGGGCGCCCAGCGACACCACCAATGGAACGAGCTCCAGCAAAGGCACCAGCCACAGCAAAGGACAACGGAGTGCTTCCTCCACCTACCACCGCCAGCGGAGGCATAGCGACTTCT gtGGCCCATCCCCCGCACCCCTGCACCCCAAGCGCAGCCCAACCAGCACCGGGGAGACGGAGCTGAAGGAGGAGCGCCTGCCAGGCCGGAAGGCGAGCTGCAGTGCTGCTGGAAGCGGGAGCCGGGGGCTGCCCCCTTCCAGCCCCATGGTCAGCAGCGCCCACAACCCCAACAAGGCAGAGATCCCAGAGCGGCGGAAGGACAGCACGAGCACCCCT AACAACCTTCCTCCCAGCATGATGACCCGCAGAAACACCTACGTTTGCACAGAACGCCCTGGGGCTGAGCGCCCATCCCTGTTGCCAAACGGCAAAGAGAACAG CTCGGGTACCCCACGGGTGCCCCCCGCCTCTCCCTCTAGTCACAGCCTGGCTCCCCCATCGGGGGAGCGGAGCCGCCTGGCACGCGGTTCCACCATCCGCAGCACCTTCCACGGTGGCCAGGTCCGGGACCggagggcagggggcgggggaggcgggggtgTGCAGAACGGGCCCCCCGCCTCTCCCACGCTGGCCCACGAGGCCACACCCCTGCCCACTGGGCGGCCCCGCCCCACCACCAACCTCTTCACCAAGCTGACCTCCAAACTGACCCGAAG GGTTACCCTCGATCCCTCTAAACGGCAGAACTCTAACCGCTGCGTTTCGGGCGCCTCTCTGCCCCAGGGATCCAAGATCA GGTCACAGACGAACCTGAGAGAATCGGGGGACCTGAGGTCACAAG TTGCCATCTACCTTGGGATCAAACGGAAACCGCCCCCCGGCTACTCCGATTCCCCTGGAGTGTGA
- the MARK4 gene encoding MAP/microtubule affinity-regulating kinase 4 isoform X1, translated as MSSRTALAPGNDRNSDTHGTLGSGRSSDKGPSWSSRSLGARCRNSIASCPEEQPHVGNYRLLRTIGKGNFAKVKLARHILTGREVAIKIIDKTQLNPSSLQKLFREVRIMKGLNHPNIVKLFEVIETEKTLYLVMEYASAGEVFDYLVSHGRMKEKEARAKFRQIVSAVHYCHQKNIVHRDLKAENLLLDAEANIKIADFGFSNEFTLGSKLDTFCGSPPYAAPELFQGKKYDGPEVDIWSLGVILYTLVSGSLPFDGHNLKELRERVLRGKYRVPFYMSTDCESILRRFLVLNPAKRCTLEQIMKDKWINIGYEGEELKPYTEPEEDFGDTKRIEVMVGMGYTREEIKEALTSQKYNEVTATYLLLGRKTEEGGDRGTPGLALARVRAPSDTTNGTSSSKGTSHSKGQRSASSTYHRQRRHSDFCGPSPAPLHPKRSPTSTGETELKEERLPGRKASCSAAGSGSRGLPPSSPMVSSAHNPNKAEIPERRKDSTSTPNNLPPSMMTRRNTYVCTERPGAERPSLLPNGKENSSGTPRVPPASPSSHSLAPPSGERSRLARGSTIRSTFHGGQVRDRRAGGGGGGGVQNGPPASPTLAHEATPLPTGRPRPTTNLFTKLTSKLTRRVTDEPERIGGPEVTSCHLPWDQTETAPRLLRFPWSVKLTSSRPPEALMAALRQATAAARCRCRQPQPFLLACLHGGAGGPEPLSHFEVEVCQLPRPGLRGVLFRRVAGTALAFRTLVTRISNDLEL; from the exons CATGGCACCTTGGGCAGTGGCCGCTCCTCAGACAAGGGACCGTCCTggtccagccgctccctgggtgccCGCTGCCGAAACTCCATCGCCTCCTGTCCCGAAGAGCAGCCCCACGTGGGCAACTACCGCCTGCTGAGAACCATCGGGAAGGGCAACTTTGCCAAAGTCAAGCTGGCCCGGCACATCCTCACCGGCCGGgag GTTGCCATCAAGATCATTGACAAAACCCAGCTGAACCCCAGCAGCCTGCAGAAA CTGTTCCGGGAAGTCCGCATCATGAAGGGCCTAAACCACCCCAACATCG TGAAGCTCTTCGAGGTGATCGAGACAGAGAAGACGCTGTACCTGGTGATGGAATACGCAAGTGCCG GAGAAGTGTTTGACTACCTCGTGTCCCACGGCCGTATGAAGGAGAAGGAAGCTCGAGCCAAGTTCCGACAG ATCGTATCGGCTGTGCACTACTGTCACCAGAAAAACATTGTACACAGGGACCTGAAG GCTGAGAACCTCTTGCTGGATGCCGAGGCCAACATCAAGATCGCCGACTTTGGCTTCAGCAACGAGTTTACGCTGGGCTCAAAGCTGGACACGTTCTGTGGGAGCCCCCCGTACGCCGCCCCGGAGCTGTTCCAGGGCAAGAAGTATGACGGGCCGGAGGTGGACATCTGGAGCCTCGGCGTCATCCTGTACACCCTCGTCAGCGGCTCCCTGCCCTTCGACGGGCACAACCTCAAG GAGCTACGGGAGCGAGTCCTCAGAGGGAAGTACCGGGTCCCTTTCTACATGTCAACAGACTGTGAGAGCATCTTGCGGAGATTTTTGGTGCTGAACCCAGCTAAACGCTGTACTCTGGAG CAAATCATGAAAGACAAATGGATCAACATCGGCTATGAGGGTGAGGAGTTGAAGCCATACACGGAGCCCGAGGAGGACTTCGGGGACACCAAGCGAATCG AGGTGATGGTGGGTATGGGCTACACGcgggaagaaatcaaagaggccTTGACGAGCCAGAAGTACAACGAAGTGACCGCCACCTACCTCCTGCTGGGCAGGAAGACTGAG GAGGGTGGGGACCGGGGCACCCCGGGGCTGGCCCTGGCACGGGTGCGGGCGCCCAGCGACACCACCAATGGAACGAGCTCCAGCAAAGGCACCAGCCACAGCAAAGGACAACGGAGTGCTTCCTCCACCTACCACCGCCAGCGGAGGCATAGCGACTTCT gtGGCCCATCCCCCGCACCCCTGCACCCCAAGCGCAGCCCAACCAGCACCGGGGAGACGGAGCTGAAGGAGGAGCGCCTGCCAGGCCGGAAGGCGAGCTGCAGTGCTGCTGGAAGCGGGAGCCGGGGGCTGCCCCCTTCCAGCCCCATGGTCAGCAGCGCCCACAACCCCAACAAGGCAGAGATCCCAGAGCGGCGGAAGGACAGCACGAGCACCCCT AACAACCTTCCTCCCAGCATGATGACCCGCAGAAACACCTACGTTTGCACAGAACGCCCTGGGGCTGAGCGCCCATCCCTGTTGCCAAACGGCAAAGAGAACAG CTCGGGTACCCCACGGGTGCCCCCCGCCTCTCCCTCTAGTCACAGCCTGGCTCCCCCATCGGGGGAGCGGAGCCGCCTGGCACGCGGTTCCACCATCCGCAGCACCTTCCACGGTGGCCAGGTCCGGGACCggagggcagggggcgggggaggcgggggtgTGCAGAACGGGCCCCCCGCCTCTCCCACGCTGGCCCACGAGGCCACACCCCTGCCCACTGGGCGGCCCCGCCCCACCACCAACCTCTTCACCAAGCTGACCTCCAAACTGACCCGAAG GGTCACAGACGAACCTGAGAGAATCGGGGGACCTGAGGTCACAAG TTGCCATCTACCTTGGGATCAAACGGAAACCGCCCCCCGGCTACTCCGATTCCCCTGGAGTGTGAAGCTGACCAGCTCACGCCCGCCCGAGGCCCTGATGGCAGCTCTGCGCCAGGCCACCGCGGCCgcccgctgccgctgccgccagCCACAGCCGTTCCTGCTGGCCTGCCTGCACGGGGGTGCGGGCGGGCCCGAGCCCCTGTCCCACTTCGAAGTGGAGGTCTGCCAGCTGCCCCGGCCGGGCCTGCGGGGAGTTCTCTTCCGCCGCGTGGCGGGCACCGCCCTGGCCTTCCGCACCCTCGTCACCCGCATCTCCAACGACCTCGAGCTCTGA
- the CKM gene encoding creatine kinase M-type → MPFGNTHNKFKLNYKPEEEYPDLTKHNNHMAKALTPELYKKLRDKETPSGFTLDDVIQTGVDNPGHPFIMTVGCVAGDEESYQVFKDLFDPIIQDRHGGYKPTDKHKTDLNHENLKGGDDLDPNYVLSSRVRTGRSIKGYTLPPHCSRGERRAVEKLSVEALNSLTGEFKGKYYPLKSMTEKEQQQLIDDHFLFDKPVSPLLLASGMARDWPDARGIWHNDNKSFLVWVNEEDHLRVISMEKGGNMKEVFRRFCVGLQKIEEIFKKAGHPFMWNEHLGYVLTCPSNLGTGLRGGVHVKLGHLSKHPKFEEILTRLRLQKRGTGGVDTAAVGSVFDISNADRLGSSEVEQVQLVVDGVKLMVEMEKKLEKGQSIDDMIPAQK, encoded by the exons ATGCCGTTCGGTAACACCCACAACAAGTTCAAGCTGAACTACAAGCCTGAGGAGGAGTACCCTGACCTCACCAAGCACAACAACCACATGGCCAAGGCGCTGACCCCTGAGCTGTACAAGAAACTGCGGGACAAGGAGACTCCGTCCGGCTTCACCCTGGACGATGTCATCCAGACAGGTGTGGACAACCCAG GTCACCCCTTCATCATGACCGTGGGCTGTGTGGCTGGTGACGAGGAGTCCTACCAGGTGTTCAAGGATCTCTTTGACCCCATCATCCAGGACCGGCACGGGGGTTACAAACCCACTGACAAGCACAAGACCGACCTCAACCATGAGAACCTCAAG GGTGGAGATGACCTGGACCCCAACTACGTGCTCAGCAGCCGTGTCCGCACGGGCCGCAGCATCAAGGGCTACACGctgcctccccactgctcccGGGGTGAGCGCCGGGCAGTGGAGAAGCTCTCCGTGGAAG CCCTCAACAGCCTGACAGGCGAGTTCAAGGGGAAGTACTACCCTCTGAAGAGCATGACCgagaaggagcagcagcagctcaTTGACGACCACTTCCTGTTCGACAAGCCCGTGTCCCCACTGCTGCTGGCCTCAGGCATGGCCCGGGACTGGCCCGACGCCCGCGGCATCTG GCACAATGACAACAAGAGCTTCCTGGTGTGGGTGAACGAGGAGGACCACCTCCGAGTCATCTCCATGGAGAAGGGGGGCAACATGAAGGAGGTTTTCCGCCGCTTCTGCGTGGGGCTGCAGAAG ATTGAGGAGATCTTCAAGAAAGCCGGCCACCCCTTCATGTGGAACGAGCACCTGGGCTACGTGCTCACCTGCCCGTCCAACCTGGGCACTGGGCTGCGTGGAGGCGTGCATGTCAAGCTGGGGCACCTGAGCAAGCACCCCAAGTTCGAGGAGATCCTCACCCGTCTGCGCCTGCAGAAGCGGGGCACAG GTGGTGTGGACACAGCTGCTGTGGGCTCAGTGTTCGACATATCCAACGCCGACCGGCTGGGCTCGTCCGAAGTAGAACAGGTGCAGCTGGTGGTGGACGGTGTGAAGCTCAtggtggagatggagaagaagcTGGAGAAGGGCCAGTCCATCGACGACATGATCCCCGCCCAGAAATAG